AGCAGGCGCAGGACGCGCTGCTCGCGGCGCAGGCCGAGCTCGCCCACGCTGCGCGCGTTGCCACCCTCGGCGAGCTCAGCGCGTCGATTGCGCACGAGGTGAACCAGCCGCTGGCGGCGATCGTCACCAGCGGCGAGGCCGGCTTGCGCTGGCTGCGGCGTGACGTTCCCGATCTCAAGGAGGTTGCGACGACGATCGGCCATGTTGTTGCCCAGGGCCGCCGCGCCAGCGAGATCGTGACCCGCATCCGGACCTTTCTGAAGAAGGCCCCGGGCCAGCAGGACATGCTGCAAATCGGCGAGATCGTCGCGGAGGCGACGGCACTGGTCGCGCGCGAGCTCGCCAAGGACGACGTCACCCTCATTGTCGAGACGGAGCCGGAGCTGCCGCCGGTTCGCGGCGACCGGATCCAGCTGCAACAGGTCCTGGTCAATCTTCTGATCAATGCCGGCCAGGCCATGTCAGGCCGGCCCGGTTCCCGCACGATCACCCTGCGCGCCGGTACCGTGGACGGCGAAACGCTCGCGATCATGGTGCAGGACAGCGGCCCGGGCATCCAGCCTGAAGACCTGCCACGCCTGTTCGATCCCTTCTTCACGACGAAGGATGGCGGAATGGGCTTGGGCCTTGCGATCTGCCGAACGACGGTGGAAGCTCACGGCGGCCGCTTGTCGGTGGCGAGCACCCCGGGCTCGGGCGCGACATTCCACCTGACACTGCCATACAGCCAAGAACACGCCTCGCCATGACACGACCAAACCAGGCCCAGCCGCCGGCACCCCCCTCCAGCGCGATCGTCATCATCGTCGATGACGATGCCGGCATCCGCGCCTCGCTCGATAGCCTGTTCCGATCCGTCGGTCTCGAGACCCGGCTGTTCGGCTCGCCGGCCGAACTGCTTGGCAGCTCGCTGCCCGACTGCCCCGGCTGCATCGTGTTGGACGTCCGCCTTCCGGGCGTCAGCGGGCTCGATCTGCAGGGACAGCTGGTCCGGCAGGGCATCAGCTATCCGATCATCTTCATGACCGGGCATGGCGACATTCCGATGTCGGTGCGCGCCATGAAGGCCGGCGCGGTCGATTTCCTCTCCAAGCCGTTCCGCGACCAGGACATGCTCGATGCCGTGACGGCGGCGCTCGAGCGCGATGCGCAGCACCGGGCCGAGGCCGCGACCAAGGAGGACATCCGCGCCCAATACGAGACCCTGACGGCGCGCGAGCGCGAGGTGATGGGCCATGTCACCGCCGGGTTGATGAACAAGCAGGTTGCCGCGCTGGTCGGCCTCAGCGAGATCACGGTCAAGATCCATCGCGGGAACGTCATGCGCAAGATGGGGGTTAGGTCACTGGCCGACCTCGTTCGCAAGGCCGAGGCGCTCGGGGTTTCCCAAACCCGCAGGTCTACGGACCAAACCTGAGTATAATTTCGGCGGGCCCGCCCCCGGGTGCATAAGGCGTCATCGGCCGCGCAACGGGAGATATCCTCCCTGCCTTGCGGAACACCGCGGTCAGGATTGTGCGCGAATGGCCAAAAACCCCGTGATTGCGATTGTGGACGACGACGAAGGCGTTCGCGCTTCGCTCGCGA
This is a stretch of genomic DNA from Bradyrhizobium sp. CB2312. It encodes these proteins:
- a CDS encoding response regulator transcription factor; translated protein: MTRPNQAQPPAPPSSAIVIIVDDDAGIRASLDSLFRSVGLETRLFGSPAELLGSSLPDCPGCIVLDVRLPGVSGLDLQGQLVRQGISYPIIFMTGHGDIPMSVRAMKAGAVDFLSKPFRDQDMLDAVTAALERDAQHRAEAATKEDIRAQYETLTAREREVMGHVTAGLMNKQVAALVGLSEITVKIHRGNVMRKMGVRSLADLVRKAEALGVSQTRRSTDQT